The region TTttctaccacggtttatacaacatgCACTGCGTCACATAGTCACGAGGGttcatacaataggcactacgtctcgtAGTTACCAaggtttacacaacaggcacgaagtcacatcgtcacaaAGGTTTATCAaacaggcacgaagtcgcatcgtcaccaaagcttactcaataggcacgaagtcgcatcgtcaccaaagctttacttaataggcatgaagtcgcatcgtcaccaaaactttacttaataggcacgaagtcgcatcgtcaccaactattccatctacccatgttctacccaacatttttgtagatataaatacaagcacaatttaaatcatttaacacccgtaaaaaaacatcaattccaagctcatctcaaataaacaaataatatataacacatagcacgtatttcatagctaatactttatatttatgtgttagaagaaagtagctatacactcacttgatcagaagatgattggacagcactacggcttgtaaaagtagtattcttcggtagatctggaagatcttcacaaaaaccgggctcctcgcgggcagagcttcggctcgggaatttcacttctcgggatctttggggcctcgggacttgcttcggggctcgggaatgataccggggcttcgggataattcttgcacgaaaaacgatgcaaacatgcgagagaaagaagagaaatgagcaaatgaatcggttgcactcgactcccttttatagggtctggattcacgatttacgttgggcgtaatcttaggttacgctgggcgtaacctggataagcccggtgactccccccttggataatatcgaaaatttatatttaaatttaatatcaaaaatatttaataaacttcaaaaattaatatcttcctcatacgaactccgttttcgatgttctttatatccccacgtaggtgagactacgctctacaactttcttttagactccgtcggctaattttgactttatttttattatttatttttagtagaccgggacaggaaaactccgttataaattcataactttttcatccgacgtccgttttcgcctatctttttatcgcttcactataattaacgagatcttagattctcgtttagattgttttggctaaaaaccgtttggtctcaaatcgagtattcgggctgcatactgctaagtcgaaacttagaaaaatcataacttcctcatacgaagtcagatttggacgttctttttatgcacgctcacggtttaacatattctatgactttcatttagattgctaaggctaaatatcgctctaacgtaaattcactttttacgtcgcgctgtgtcgtgccggttctgtcgcgaaacttcgacaggtcataacttcttcgttataactcggatttcagagttctttatatgtacggaatccttgtaacatatactacaacttagttaagattattcattctaaataatcttttatcaaaaagtcatttttgacgcttatcgtctctaaattgactagccctgatctacgggcgttacaattatctcccccttaggatgattacttcctggaatcatcaacgaaacagtcCTTACGTTAAATTTCCATCCTTATTAATAACCGTGATGCTCAATCTTTCATCTGCTTTTCATACTATggtggactttcaatcgtaaccttcaagttacaaagtaaatccttattgtggactccttcttcttgttaggataaatacattcatttatctattgtaactaatcaatgggtcgtgtcccgatgacctctcatcatagtcggactcaattgatatgaccactagggtcgaagtaacaactatcttactagtcattaccgaaacaatggtaatgacatacttgaataaaacggaatcaattactagcttcttgttaaccttgcgactttccctgatccaagcgtgattcctgtgcttccagtagtatagatctctacttctattcacacttactcatactcgtcccaagtattgtctcgtagtccccaagtcctaaaatcgcAGGAgcaacacatacgaatgtgtccaaataatcataaaaattttcctagactctattaggacttcttccatgcatatctccAGTCATCAATCCTACTTCGCCTTGGTTGGTGGTGGAAACTGCATCCGATGGGACAACTTCAGGAATAACACCAATTGTTCCATCATTccgccaatcgaaggtgtacttcagacgtaccgtactcctttaAACGTTCTGTtattatcagacatattctaaaggcaagataccactgaTGAAATCTTCCTATATGTgccattcactatcataagccttcttcctttcctccatttactcaattctctacgagttttcaccataacgttttgtacacccaagcagacgctTGGTGTACCAtacgagaatttaagataggaaagctttatttatgataaatgtataaatctccttatcactccgaaacgtttacatgctagttctaatatcgtagacgcacgcttagaatcctaaacatataaggtttccagatccggtcggcaacagaccatagatccgaacaaataatttcatatatggaaaacatataacaattagcacataatagcattttagacaattttcctaaaatatactagtgctcgtgtcttaaaatatggtagacactcatctcacaatcatcgcttagcattctaagtttaagtctagaaatcctacaaattcctagttcgcttaaactaatgctctaataccaactgtgacatccccaaatttcacggccagaaaaaaccgatttgtttatgctttattttttttaaatcagagtaatcgtttaaagaaaactgttgcggaatttgttcccaaaaacaaaaatatgataaccatttatcaaaacatttctcaaagagaatgtatttttattaaataataaaacatcgggatgtcatgttcgatatagaccaaaaacataaacaatataaaataaaccttacaacagttatttataactactgatctataatccaaaatctctcgtcaagtccaccaacttatacccttgtgccattacttgtaatgcaaagaaaactgagtgggtcagacttgggagcctggtgagcatatagggtttcaacccacaataatacatttagtatattcaattatcaaataatcaacccaaatacccatccccatatctcctttattttcttaagggtttaccctaacaatccactatccttcattcattcattcctaaggatttacctaaggaattggcacaaggtccatttgctaccacggtttatacaacaggcactacgtcacatagtcaccagggttcatacaataggcactacgtctcatagtcaccaaggtttacacaacaggcacgaagtcacatcgtcaccaaggtttatcaaacagGCACGATGTCGCATTGTCACcaaagcttactcaataggcatgaAAGTCGCATCATCACCAAAgctttacttaataggcacgaagtcgcatcatcACCAAAACTCtacttaataggcacgaagtcgcatcgtcaccaactattccatctacccatgttctacccaacatttttgtagatataaatacaagcacaatttaaatcatttaacacccgtataaaaacatcaattccaagctcatctcaaatagacaaataatatataacacatagcacatatttcatagctaatacttaatatttatgtgttagaagaaagtagctatacactcacttgatcagaagatgatcggacagcactacagcttgtaaaagtagtattcttcggtagatctggaagatcttcacaaaaaccgggctcctcgcgggcagagcttcggctcaggaatttcacttctcgggatcttcggggcctcgggacttgcttcggggctcgggaatgatatcggggcttcgggataattcttgcacgaaaaatgaTGCAAAAAtgcgagagaaagaagagaaatgagcaaatgaatcggttgcactcgactcccttttatagggtctggattcacgatttacgctgggcgtaatcttagGTTACGTTGGCCGTAACctggataagcccggtgactccccccttggataatatcgaaaacttatatttaaatttaatatcgaaaatatttaataaacttcaaaaattcatatcttcctcatacgaactccgttttcgacgttctttatatccccgcgtaggtgagactacgctctacaactttcatttagactccgtcggctaattttgactttatttttattatttatttttagtagaccgggacagaaaaactccgttataaattcataacttcttcatccgacgtccgttttcgcttatctttttatcgtttcactacaattaacgagatcttagattctcgtttagattgtttcggctaaaaaccgtttggtctcaaatcgagtattcgggctgcatactgctaagtcgaaacttagaaaaatcataacttcctcatacgaagtcagatttggacgttctttttatgcacgctcacggtttaacgtattctacgactttcatttagattgctaaggctaaatatcactctaacgtaaattcactttttacgtcgtgctgtgtcgtgccggttctgtcgcgaaacttcgacaggtcataacttatttgttataactcggatttcggagttctttatatgtacggaatccttgtaacatatactacaacttagttaaggctattcattttaaataatcttttatcaaaaagtcatttttgacgcttatcatctctaaattgactagccctaatctacgagcgttacacaaCCCAAGTACTTATCAAACCGGGGTGTTACAACCATGGTCAATGCATAATAATTTTTAAGTCCTTCAAGAATGCCGGGTCAAGCATGAATCAAGAAAGATCCCTAGAATTTAGGAAAGTTtgttatatacacatatataaagcCTAGTTGATCCACTACACACAAACACGTTCTTGCTTCTACTTTAATCTTCTCTCTGATTACTCGATTACACTTACAACACGATCAGTAGCACATGCAATACaattttgattaatttaatttctAAGACAGGTAATATTATCACCTCCCGAGGTTTTATGTATGGGATCCAAAATGATTAAGATTTTCTTCGTACATCTGTATgttcttgtatttatttttatttgcttaatggTATTTGATCTATTACAATATTTTTACAAACTTACTTGGTCATTTATTTGGTTTTAAAGCTaaaatatatgaatattaaatgaatgtTCTAAGTGCTAGTAACATATATCGTtggtattgttttttttttaatagcaAATTAATATACTTCTAACTATCATTATGTATATGTTAAATGAGACTTGAATTCATGATGTTTCAAATGAGAGAGTCACTTCATAGGCCAAATTTTGAATGAAAATTTTATAGATAATTTTTTTAGGAGGGGAGAGAGAAGAAAAAGGGGGGTTTGGATCTTTgagtttaaaaaaaatttgatcctataatataatttttttccGGTATCCTATAATGAATTGACGTGGTCCATTTTGTACCCTGTGGTCCTTTTTATGTATTGATGTCTTTCTCTTTCTCTACCTTTTTatgttttgatttttatatattttctatCAAGTCATAAAAATCTATGAATAAGTTTGCTCGTTTttcttttttcataaaaaccatccATGTCATAAAATGTAGAGAAaaagatgtttataaaaaaaaGGATATTACATATTTTTTTCACTTGCTTAGTTCGTAGGCACATTTAATTGTTGATTAATAGGGTATAAATCAAGatcaaattatatataaactTGAAGGACCGTCAAACTAGTTGAGAAACATTTAGTTGGAGAATTTGATATAGATGTTAAAGATGACTCACTACATATTATGATTCTTGCATTTTCCATAATGATGTCTAGGCGATTGATTTTTATGGATAGATAGAATTACACACATAGTTATGGTGTTTTTGTAGAGAGGTTTTAGAAGTTGGAAGAGAAGAAACCTTAATCTCTTTATGAAATGTATGCCTctcttaaatatatatatttagttGATCAATTATATCTTATGTGAAAGTAATAGAACCATACAAAATTGATCCCTAAAATTATGGATAAATGTCTTATTCATCATACTATAATTAATATAGAGATCTGATATGTCATTATGAAAAATATTATGGTATATATTGTAATTGTACCTAACACATAAAATCATTATCAAATAGTCTAATGGTCACATTACTATTTATTTTCAACATTCTCACTTGACTGAGTGACTGTCTATATGTACGTATTTATTATTTTAGCCAAGTGAAATTCATCTTGTTTCATATTGATACTAAAAGCATAGAAATACAGCCTAACATGTCGTTTTTAGATATGGGACCGCCAACGATCATACTTTAGTTCATATGAAACTTACGATTAATTTAAGTCAAATGACGTTATAGTTAGGAGGTAATGCAATATATTTGTCAATACATAAAGTACTTATATAGGTGGATTTAGATGTTAGTTTAGAAGTACTTATATATTATATTTGCcggttaaaaaaaaatacataaagtaAATGCGCACAAGTTATTATTATAGACAAATTGCATATTACGAAGAAATAATAATCAAgtagttaaataattaaaattaaaactttCAATTGAACACTGTGCTAGAATTACATTATATTAGGTTTAGCCTTAAACCCAAACTTACCGCATGTTGAAATGCTTTGGGTGCTAGAGCTTTTGTAATTGGATCCACTAGCACATCTTTAGTATTGATGTGCTCTATAAAAATATCATTCTCATACACTCGCTTGCATATGAACAACTGTTGTTTCGAGTTAAAGTCTCACTCCATTTTAATTGTTGCTAGTGAAAAAACTTATAAAGGCAAAGTTGTAgcagttaaaataaataaataaataaataaatgtcttTCAACAGCCTCAAAATGAAATTTATATCAATAAGTTTTTAAATTTCTCAACAACATTTCATGTCAAGTTGAATTATATATGACAATGTATTCACCATCATAGTTGATATATTTGTCTAACTTTTACTTATAAGGCTTCCATTATATAATTGGTCTCTCAATTCTTTTACTGATAGACTCATGTAAAGCTGTGAAGGTCTCTCACTCTCTATTAGTCTATTTCTTTTAAAAAGAAGTTTGTAATTATTAGTTTCATGTAAATATCACAGTAACATAAGAGATATTGGTACAAGTACAATCATGTGATTATGTGAATAGTTAAGCTTCGAACTACCAAAGCATATAATATTAATTTCATTTGAAACAAATAACCAAAGCATATAATATTAATTTCATTTGAAGCAAATAAAGGGAAACATTGTTGCATGTTATATCAACTTTTTACACACACATTTACTCTATATATAACTTTTTAGGACAATTCTAAAGTCATGTGGGTTCTATCTCGGTCCAACATTTCATCTTTTTACAAAAGCCTTGTCCAAAATATAAAGaagtgtgaaaaatataaaatccatAGAACGAAtttgacaaaattacataaatagtccccgaatttgacaaaattacataaatagtccCTACGGTTTTCCCATATTCTTGGTTTTCCTCCATAACCTTTTTTTGTTACAttaatggtccctgtggtttcgaTTCCTAGGTCCCTTCATATTTCTTTTACATTGATGGTCTATATGCTTTCGAATTACTTTTGTCCTTATTTATaccttttagtttattttatattttgtttaaactaatttcaaattaaagaaaaaaaaaggtaatCTGTGCAAGACGCATTCGCCCAACACAACCATAAACTGCCATAGATTACATACAATGTAAAGTGGATTCAAGGTGTTTGACAAAATGCCAAAGAGAACTTTACCCTAATAACTTTAACAAATATCAAAGATTTTACATAATACTAACCATGCGAGCCACCTGAAATGCTATAAGATCGTCCTCTGACTCTAGATGCCAATCTTTTATCCATCAATGGCTCGCTTTTTGTTCTCAAAACACAGTCAACATTCTGTTTGACTCCAGAAACGTTAATTTTAGTCTCGAATTCTGCATTTAAATATCCATTTTCTTGAATATCTTGCATTGCAAGATCATCATACTCTTCATCTGATTTAGTCGACTCCTCATCAACTGACCCTTCCATCTAAATCATAATTCAATTTGTGAGCATAATTacaatcagaaaaaaaaaaaactgaaaataggggtattttagtcattttacCTCTTCGTGCATATTTTCTTTGGCATCATCACTAAGATCCTCGTCGGTGTCTAATGCTTGGGTATCATCCACCTCTTCATCGCTTCCATTAACTGATAAATCTTCTTTCAACTGAAAGTTGGAATTAGAGTAagttacacttttggtccctgtggtatgctcAAAATGACAGGGTTAGTCCAAGTTTCTAGTTTTTTGCGGATATGGTCCATCCACTTGGATATTCAATTTTCGTCCTTGCTTCAAAGTTTCATATCGATTTTGGTCCATGGAACcttgaaataaggaccaaaattgataTAAAACCTTGAAAAAAGGACCAAAACTGATATAAAACATTGAGAAAGGGACCAAAACTGAAACATGTCTCAGTTTTGGACTAAACATGGTAAAATTCAAAAAGCAAAGTAACCAATTTTGGTAACTTACTCATAAATTACAAGAacagtaaattacatttttggtcccagaCTATAGCTTATTTTTTCATGTTTGGTCCCAAAATGTttctttttgcaattttggtcccaaaaggtcttcttttttttttttgcaattttggtccttattttagatttttaattTTGTTACCTATTGGTTGCTAAGAATAACTGATTTTCAATTTTGGTCTCAAAAGGTTTCttcttgcaattttggtccttatttgaggttttGCAATGTTTTTGGTCTCTAATCCAAATAACATGATTATATTTTAGGGACCAAAATTACATAAATCAGctatactcagggaccaaaaatgtaatttactcataCAAAGATATTAAATCTACCTCTTTAGCATGTCCTTCCGAAAACTTTGGTGAGCTACAACACGAAGAATAATGTCTACTACCATTCTCCATAACTTCATCAACACTGCTAGCATGACTAGTGCACCCAAGTTCATTCGGCCAAGCACTGATTCCGAAGTTACCAAACTGCAGATTCACCGATTCCGACTTCCCAATCCGCACCGCTCCATACATCGGAATCCCCATTCCGTCCTCGGCATTCCAAGCCTTTGCAACCGACCCATCGTTATTCAAAAGAGCCATCAAATGCCTGGAAGAACCCTGCCTTTGAATCAACTGAAACATTCCTTTCGATCCAATGGAATTAGCCACACACTGATTCCGATACTCCTCATCAATCACAAATACGGTGTTGGTGGCGGAATTGTAAAGTGGTTCTCCGGAATCACGTCTTCTTAAACAGCTGAAAACTGTCGCGTGGATTGCTGCGACACTTTTATCGAcatttgtgttgtttatttttggGACTAGGTGTTTGTCTGCTCGATTGCAGAGGTATTCTTGAATTGTTCTtatgttttttatgtattttatgtatttgTTTTTTGCAGGGTCTAATGTCATGTATTTTGCACGAACTGCAAATCTTTCCATGTGTTTGTCCTCGTTTGTGATGTAGATCATGAATGGGATGATTGATGGATGTTTTTTCATTAATCCCatctataaaattataaaaagacTCAAACTTTAGCTTCATATGTAATGGGATATGATTAACTTATTAAATCTTTCTATCCAGACATATTTCAAAATATTCATCAGTTGAGAGGAAAAAAGAAGAAGGGCAAAAAGGTAAAAGTGTATTACAGTATTACATACCACGAAATTAAGGCTGAGGTGGACACCCTCTACAATGACTGATTCTTTTCGATCTTCCCATGCAGTTATAAGTCTGTCAAGACTATCAATGACCATTTCACTTTGTGCTTTGAAACCTTCAATGGCCATTTGTTTAGGGCTAATTAAGTCAACTGTGGTCAAACTAGAACCTTCTTTAGGAACAGGTTCAGTTTTGGAAGTAGAATCAAATTCTTTTGTGGCTTTTTTTTTGGCTTTGGCTTCTGAAACAGCTACTGGATCTAGATGTTCCCCGGCATGATAAGTAGAAGACCATAGGAGTGGATTTTGTTTTTCATCAACAAAGCTTCTCATCATATGGCGTATTGAATCTGTTGATATAACAGTTGTGATCCCTAATCTGCTAGcctgaaatagcaatgtactttcattgatttgtttattgtaTCAAATTACAAGAATAAGTTGAGCATTCTTGAAACTATAAGATAAAGAACATGATATGTCATATGATGATAAAAGATTGAGACTTTGAGTCAAGTAATTCATTGACACATGAAAAATGGAACATTTATGACATACCAGTAAAGCTGATAATGTAGATTTGCCACATCCACTAGTACCACAGAGTAGAACAGTCACAGATTCCTTTCTTTCCCGAATTCTGAAAAAAAGAAGGCAGAAAAGAGTGAATTTTTAAGGGATAAatgtaagaaatagcaatgtatagCATGAATGATTATGTTAAATTTAGGAATACCTGCAGGCTAAAACAAAGTCAGCCCTTTGATTGGGACCAATATACTTGTATTCAGAAAGAGCATCACATACAACATCTATGAACCTGTTTCTTTTGATGACAATTGTAGTGCGCTTTTTGTATGATTCAAAAGGCTTGCTCTTAGTTGTGCCATCTTTCTCTGAAACCACATGATTGCTACCATTCATCTTATCAGACAGAGGATGAACTTTCAAGAAATCTTTTCCCCATTGAATTACACCTATGTCTGCCAAACTTTCCTCTAAGCATTTATTTCTCATAATTTCAAATACCCTTTGGCTTATCTGTATGAAAATAAGATCATATTCAGTGCAATCCGAGTACCAGACCTCCTATATTAGCAGGTTTAAAACTATGGTGATTGTTGTATATCATACAGAGCTTAAGGTCAAGAGAGAAATTACGTATATTAGTAGCTAAAAGTAGCTAAAAATACATACGATAGATGAATCTATGCAAGTAAATCGAATTGGAATTTGGACATCATCAATTGTAAAACAAAATTCTGTACTATCTAATTCGAATTGGGGCAAGATAATTTTAGAGAAGTCGCTTTCAGGTAAAAGTTAAAGAGGAAAAAGAAACATCACTTTCGGTGCAACAGTAAGATTTATGAAGATCTAACTAATTTTACAGAAATGAGAAAAAGCTAACATCCAAATCTAGAATTATTTTCGCTAACATTCGATTGCAGCTACATGATCATGAACTGTGATTCAATTTCAACAGAAACCACGCCACAAATAAATTGAGAGGATGATGAGAAATTGAGTTACTAACCTTGAAGGCGTGACGTGCTTTACAGCCCATCAACTGCAAAGTGCTCTGGAGAACAGGACGTGTGTATCTAAATGATGATTCTTCATTCCCTTTCGTTTCTTCATCCTCCTCCACCACTATGTACAACAATTTCGCTACCTCCGTCATTTCCTTAATTCCTCCGGTATCCGTAACGAACTGTTCATTCATCGACGTGAACATTATATAGAAGACAATAAAAGAATAATCCAAAGACGTTTCAAACTTCTCAACGAAATACAACAAAAACGCGattagaaaaagaaaaacaatgGGCGAGAGAGCATAGATCCCTTACGTGGAAGCTTCTGCTATAAAATTAACTGAAAAGAGGGATTGGGCGCTAGGGTTCGGATGGAGCGGCGAGTTGCCATTTTAATAACTTGTTATAAGAAGAAGAAAGTTTCCACCGTGATCTCTTCATTGTTCTGCCACCTGCTTCCACGCATCACCGCCTTCAGCAGTCCACGATTCCTCTCTCTCCGACACtttgctttctctctctagaatttttGACTTTATCGGAGATCTATTTGA is a window of Lactuca sativa cultivar Salinas chromosome 1, Lsat_Salinas_v11, whole genome shotgun sequence DNA encoding:
- the LOC111886054 gene encoding P-loop NTPase domain-containing protein LPA1 homolog 1, with product MTEVAKLLYIVVEEDEETKGNEESSFRYTRPVLQSTLQLMGCKARHAFKISQRVFEIMRNKCLEESLADIGVIQWGKDFLKVHPLSDKMNGSNHVVSEKDGTTKSKPFESYKKRTTIVIKRNRFIDVVCDALSEYKYIGPNQRADFVLACRIRERKESVTVLLCGTSGCGKSTLSALLASRLGITTVISTDSIRHMMRSFVDEKQNPLLWSSTYHAGEHLDPVAVSEAKAKKKATKEFDSTSKTEPVPKEGSSLTTVDLISPKQMAIEGFKAQSEMVIDSLDRLITAWEDRKESVIVEGVHLSLNFVMGLMKKHPSIIPFMIYITNEDKHMERFAVRAKYMTLDPAKNKYIKYIKNIRTIQEYLCNRADKHLVPKINNTNVDKSVAAIHATVFSCLRRRDSGEPLYNSATNTVFVIDEEYRNQCVANSIGSKGMFQLIQRQGSSRHLMALLNNDGSVAKAWNAEDGMGIPMYGAVRIGKSESVNLQFGNFGISAWPNELGCTSHASSVDEVMENGSRHYSSCCSSPKFSEGHAKELKEDLSVNGSDEEVDDTQALDTDEDLSDDAKENMHEEMEGSVDEESTKSDEEYDDLAMQDIQENGYLNAEFETKINVSGVKQNVDCVLRTKSEPLMDKRLASRVRGRSYSISGGSHG